A part of Miscanthus floridulus cultivar M001 chromosome 6, ASM1932011v1, whole genome shotgun sequence genomic DNA contains:
- the LOC136461490 gene encoding uncharacterized protein, whose product MAIRKSCEMEEGRLSEQRSQPPNARPAAAGGVDMGDAGDGETRALRQVAVARKWLEDPRVGYDGGVGPRAAGGSQALSCVVLAGARVSLAEPGRVICSLRVRAPVADAGGRWHAGAIAAAVDCVCSAVVHTVVGAPTATVHYSLSYFSPADRDTEVEVEGRVVSRKGKLTAAAVEVRKKDSGELVAVGRQWVTPAWPTKANKTSKL is encoded by the exons ATGGCCATTAGAAAATCTTGCGAGATGGAAGAAGGTCGTCTTAGCGAACAGCGATCCCAGCCTCCAAACGCGCGGCCTGCCGCAGCCGGCGGCGTGGACATGGGCGACGCCGGCGACGGCGAGACGCGGGCGCTGCGGCAGGTGGCCGTGGCCAGGAAGTGGCTAGAGGACCCGCGCGTGGGGTACGACGGCGGCGTCGGCCCCCGCGCGGCTGGCGGCAGCCAGGCGCTCAGCTGCGTGGTGCTGGCCGGCGCGCGCGTCTCCCTCGCCGAGCCCGGCCGCGTCATCTGCTCGCTCCGCGTGCGCGCCCCCGTCGCC GACGCGGGGGGGAGGTGGCACGCCGGAGCGATCGCGGCGGCGGTGGACTGCGTGTGCTCAGCGGTGGTCCACACGGTGGTGGGCGCGCCCACGGCCACCGTCCACTACAGCTTGTCCTACTTCTCGCCGGCCGATCGCGAC acggaggtggaggtggagggacGAGTGGTGAGCCGGAAGGGGAAGCTGACGGCTGCAGCGGTGGAGGTGCGCAAAAAGGACTCCGGCGAGCTGGTTGCCGTAGGGAGGCAGTGGGTGACCCCTGCCTGGCCAACCAAGGCCAACAAAACCAGCAAGCTCTGA
- the LOC136461491 gene encoding uncharacterized protein — MGGGTAAEPPAWMAAAARRWLENAGATAEDAPERAFNALPLSGVRVSLAQRGRALCSLRVPPQLTDAEGNWHTGAIAAAADDVCAAAIMSAEGIIKVSVHYDISYFTPAKLHEEVEMDGRVVEQKGRMTAVTVEIRKKESGELVAIGRQWMTASRPKGSQSKI, encoded by the exons ATGGGCGGGGGCACGGCGGCAGAGCCCCCGGCGTGgatggccgccgccgcgcgcaGGTGGCTGGAGAACGCCGGCGCCACGGCGGAGGACGCCCCGGAGCGGGCCTTCAACGCGCTGCCGCTCTCCGGCGTGCGCGTGTCCCTCGCCCAGCGCGGCCGCGCGCTCTGCTCGCTCCGCGTGCCGCCCCAACTCACA GACGCGGAGGGGAACTGGCACACGGGCGCcatcgcggcggcggcggacgacgTGTGCGCCGCGGCCATCATGTCCGCCGAGGGCATCATCAAGGTCTCCGTCCACTACGACATCTCCTACTTCACACCGGCCAAGCTCCAT GAGGAAGTGGAGATGGACGGGCGGGTGGTGGAGCAGAAAGGGCGGATGACGGCCGTGACGGTGGAGATCCGGAAGAAGGAATCCGGCGAGCTGGTGGCCATCGGGAGGCAGTGGATGACGGCCTCCAGGCCCAAAGGCTCTCAGAGCAAGATCTGA